From the Candidatus Latescibacterota bacterium genome, one window contains:
- a CDS encoding siphovirus Gp157 family protein, translating into MPHLYELTDQFKGLQSLIDSGEMSADDLADTIEGLSGDLVAKGCDVLLFMANLAGDIAAFEAEIKRMTARKKTLQNNHNWLKEYLRSNMIECDITKIESPVFTAALRKAGQMVEVYSEKDLPVSYQTMVPASWKINKAQILKDLKADIEIPGARLIDAKQGIVIT; encoded by the coding sequence ATGCCGCACCTGTACGAACTGACCGATCAATTCAAGGGCTTGCAGTCGTTGATTGACAGCGGCGAAATGTCAGCCGATGACTTGGCCGATACCATCGAAGGATTGTCCGGTGATCTGGTTGCCAAAGGCTGTGATGTTCTGCTTTTTATGGCAAACCTTGCTGGTGATATTGCCGCATTTGAAGCCGAAATTAAACGCATGACCGCACGTAAGAAAACCCTGCAAAACAACCACAACTGGTTAAAAGAGTACCTCAGATCAAACATGATCGAGTGCGACATAACCAAGATCGAATCGCCCGTATTTACAGCCGCGCTCAGAAAAGCGGGCCAGATGGTTGAAGTCTACAGTGAAAAGGATCTGCCCGTTTCCTATCAAACAATGGTCCCGGCTTCGTGGAAGATCAACAAGGCGCAAATCCTGAAAGACCTGAAAGCAGACATTGAGATTCCGGGGGCTAGGCTGATTGATGCGAAACAAGGGATAGTTATCACATGA